The sequence below is a genomic window from Verrucomicrobiia bacterium.
AATCTAAAAAATCCTGCGCCGTGGCCGCGCCTGTGTTCACAATGAAATTTCCATGCTCGTGGGAAACGGCAGCCCCGCCAACGCGTGTACCTTTGAGGCCCAGTTCATCGATCAGCCGGCCAGCGGGAATCGTCACCGGGTTTTTGAAGATGCACCCAGCGCTGGCGGCGGCAGGCTGCGTTCGCCAGCGTTTCTGGCTGAACTGCTGCATCCGCTGCTCAATTTCGGCCTGCGCGCCGGGGCGTCCGCGCAGGAGCGCCCCAAGGGCAATCTGGTTCTTGAGCGCAGCGCAACCGCGATACTGAACTTCCAACTCCTGAGGTTTTCGTTCGTGAACCACGCCGCTGGCGTCCATCACCCGAACCGAGTCCACCACCTGAAATATCGCGCCGCCCATGGCTCCGGCGTTCATCCGCAACGCCCCACCGATGCTGCCCGGGATTCCTTCCAGAAACTCAAACCCCGCAAGACTGCGCCGCCGGGCTTCGACGGCAACCGCC
It includes:
- the murB gene encoding UDP-N-acetylmuramate dehydrogenase, whose translation is MSDPNAICGNPAVIDAADELTQRVSSATVVRKKEPLARRTTLRVGGPADVYVEPASEPDLAAVLKWCEEHNLPYLPLGRGSNLLVRDGGFRGVVICLNQPCFGRIEVEGDLLRCGAGAKLKAVAVEARRRSLAGFEFLEGIPGSIGGALRMNAGAMGGAIFQVVDSVRVMDASGVVHERKPQELEVQYRGCAALKNQIALGALLRGRPGAQAEIEQRMQQFSQKRWRTQPAAASAGCIFKNPVTIPAGRLIDELGLKGTRVGGAAVSHEHGNFIVNTGAATAQDFLDLIALIRQQAKSKRSIDLEIEVEIIGE